The genomic window GCCATTTATCTGATCACTCCTATTTCTTCTTTTTTATCGCGCCGGGTTTCGGGCCCTTGCGAGTGCGGGCATTGGTGTGGGTGCGCTGGCCGCGCACTGGCAAGCCGCGTTTGTGGCGCAAGCCGCGATAGCTGCCTATTTCCATCAGGCGCTTGATGTTCATGGCCACCTGGGTGCGAAGGGCGCCTTCAACCACATATTCGTTCTGAACGATATCGCGGATGATCTTTTCCTCTTCTATGGAGAGGTCCTCCACCTTCTTCATCTCATCGACATTTGCCTTGCGGCAGATATCCCTGGCGATGGAGCGGCCGATTCCGTAGATATATGTGAGGCCAATGAACAAACGTTTGTCTTTGGGGATTTCTATACCTGCAATGTGTGCCAAGTTGGTCCTCCTTAACCCTGTCTCTGTTTGTGTTTGGGGTTGGAACTGCAGATAACACGGATCACGCCGTGGCGTTTGATTATGCGGCAGTCTTTACAGACTACCCGGACTGATGATCTCACTTTCATTATCGTCTCCTTGCAAGAGTGCAGTGCTTCCTGCAATGTATGTTTATTTATAGCGGTAGGTGATCCGGCCGCGGGTGAGGTCGTAGGGTGAAAGCTCCACCTTGACCTTGTCGCCAGGCAGGATCCGGATGTAGTGCATCCGCATCTTGCCGGAGCTGTGGGCCAGGATTTCGTGGCCGTTCTCCAGCTGAACCTTAAAAGTGGTGTTGGGAAGGGCGTCGGTCACGATTCCTTCCACTTCTATAACGCCAGTTTTGCTCATATATGCTCCTTCGTTTGGGTGAGGATCTCGGGCAGACCATCAGTTACAATGATGGTGTGTTCATAATGCGCCGAGAGGCTTCCGTCGGCGGTGAAAAACTCCCAACCTTTTTCTTTAACGCGGTTGGTGCCGATATTGACCATAGGTTCGATGGCGAGGGTCATTCCGGTTTGGAGGCGGGGTCCCCTGCCGGGCTGGCCGGAATTGGGGATTTGAGGCTCTTCATGCAGCTGGCGGCCCACACCGTGCCCGGTGAGGTTGTCAGCCACATAATAGCCCTGTTCCTGCACATAAGAGCCGATGGCATGGGAGATGTCACCAACCCGGCGGCCGGGAGTGGCGGCAGCAATTCCGCGGCGCAGGGCCTCAGAGGTAACCTCCAGCAGCCGGCGCGCTTCGGCCGGAATCTCGCCCACAGCGTAAGTGCGGGCGGCATCGGCATAGTAACCGTCTTTTACGGCACCCACATCGATGCCAATGATGTCGCCATCTTTCAGGATCACCTGCTGGGAGGGAATGCCGTGCACAATGCCGGAATTGGGCGAGGTGCAGAGGGTTCCCGGAAAGGGATTCAGGCCTGGAACGGTGTAGCCTTTGAAGGCAGGCCGGGCGCCTCGGGCCACGATGAATTCGTAAGCAAAGGCATCCAGGTCCCAGGTACTGACCCCGGGCGCGATCATCCCAGCCAGTTCATCCAGCAGTTCGCCGATGATGCGGGAAGAGACACGCATTTTTTCCAGTTCAGCAGGTGATTTGCGAAAGATCATATCAGCTTGAGCGTCCGCGGAGCTTTCCTTTCTTCATGAAGCCATCGTAATGGCGCATCACAAGATGGGATTCGATCTGGCGAAGAGTGTCCAGCGCCACGCCGACCACGATGATGAGCCCCGTTCCACCAAAATAGAAGGGCAGCTTGAAGATTTGGGTCATCATTTCTGGCATCAGGGCCACAAAAGCGAAAAAGACTGCACCGGGCAACGTGATACGGGTAAGCACAGAGGAGATGTATTCCGCGGTCTTTTTGCCGGGTTTCTTGCCCGGGATGTGTCCACCGTATTTGACCATATTTTCTGCCATTTCAGTGGGATTGAGCACCAAGGCGGTGTAGAAATAGGCGAAGAAGATGATCAGGCCAACGTAGATGATGGTATACAACCAGTGACCGGGCGTGAACATCGTGCGCAGATTGTACCAGAAGGTGCCAGCCTCAGCCTCGCCGCCCTGGAAGAGGGTGATGAGCGTGGCCGGGAACATGAGGATCGACTGCGCGAAGATGATGGGGATAACACCGGCGGTGTTCACCCTAAGCGGAATATAAGTGCTCTGCCCACCATAGACCTTGCGGCCCACGATGCGTTTGGCATACTGGACCGGAATCTTGCGGACGGCTTCAGTCACGAAGATGATCGCCGCTGTAACAGCAACCATCACAACGATGGCGGCCAGGGAGATGAGCACTCCGGACAAGCTGTGGAACCGGGTTTTGAAGAGGGTGATGAAACCTTCGGGGTAACGGGCGATGATCCCAGCGAAGATTATCAGCGAAATGCCGTTTCCAATTCCGTATTCGGTGATTTGCTCTCCCAGCCACATCACTATCATAGTGCCGGTGATCAACGTGATCACTCCGGTTAGGTGGAAGAGGAAGTTCGGCTGAGGAACCACTGGGCCGCCGGCTCCGGTCATGTTGACCAGGCCTACGGTGATCGTGATAGCGTTGAAAGCGGCCAGTGCGACCGTGAAATAACGGGTGATCTGGTTCATCTTCTTCTGGCCGTCAGCGCCTTCCTTGCGCAACTTTTCAAAATAGGGGATGATGCTGCCCAAGAGTTGGATCACGATCGAAGCTGTAATATAAGGCATGATACCCAGGGCAAAGATCGAGGCGCGCTCGAAGTTTCCGCCCACGAAGAGGTTCAGCAGATCAAAGAGACCGCCTTCCTGTCGCTGGAAGAAAGAGCTCAGCTGCACCGCATCCACTCCGGGAATCGGAATGAAGCTTCCCAGGCGATACAGTACCAGCAGCAGGGCCGTGATCAGGATCTTTTTGCGCAGGTCCGGGATACGGAAGATGTTCGCGATGGTCTTGAACAACTTACACCACCTCTGCCTTGCCACCGTTCGCTTCGATCAGCTGGATGGCGCGCTGGGAAAAAGCGTTGGCTTTGATGTGAACGGTCTTTGTGAATTCTTCGCTTACACTGGCCAGAACTTTCACGGGGTAGGAACCCTTTTTGCCTTTCACGGGTATCAGGCCCAACAATTCCAGCCGGCTGATATCAAATTCCGTCTCTTCCAGTCCCACAAGGCGGGAAAGGTTGAGCACGCGGTAGTTCTTGCGGTAGGGGTTTTTGAAGCCCCGCTTGGGCAGACGCCGGTTTATAGGCATCTGGCCGCCTTCGAAATAGGCGGGAACCTTGCCACCGGACCGGGCTTTTATACCTTTGTGGCCGCGGCCGGATTGCTGTCCCAGACCGGATCCCTCGCCTTTGCCCAAGCGTTTTCTAGCTTTTCTGCCAGCGGGTTTGCCAAGATTGGAAAGGGTTAGCATGTTATTCTCCCTTTACTTCTTCTACTTTGAGCAGGTACGATACTTTGTTGATCATACCGCGGATGCAGGGATTGTCATCATGTATCCTGGTTTTTCCGGGATTGCCCAGCCCCAGGGACTTGATGATCCGTTTATGGTTTTCTTTTCTGTTTATTGTGCTGCGGATTTGGGTCACCCTGATCTTCATTTTTCCTCCTGACCTGTGAGTTCAGCCACAGATTTGTTGCGCAGGCGGGCAATGTCGTTTAGGGTGCGCATGGACTTGAGCCCGTTGACAGTGGCTTTCACCACGTTGCAGGGGGTGTTCGAGCCCAGGGATTTGCAGAGGATGTTCTGGATCCCGGCCGCTTCAAAGATGGCGCGGGTTGTCCCGCCGGCAATCACGCCGGTACCCGGGGAAGCGGGCTTCATCATCACGCGGCTGGCGCCGAAACGAGACATGATCTCGTGCGGGATGGTGCCTTTGATGATGGGCACGGTGAACATCGATTTGGTGGCTTTTTCCTTGGCTTTGCGGATGGCATCGGCAATTTCATTGGCCTTGCCGTCTCCCACGCCGATTTTGCCGGCACGGTCGCCAACCACAACTATGGCGCTGAAACTGAAGTTACGTCCGCCTTTCACTACTTTGGCCACACGCTTGGTATCAATCACTGTCTCAAACAGTTTTTCTTCATCGGGCAGGTTGTGTTCGTAATTCAAGTTTCCTCCTTCAGAAATCAAGGCCAGCCTTGCGGGCGCCTTCAGCCAGGGCTTTCACCCGGCCGTGATATTTGTAGCCGGCGCGGTCGAAGGCGATTTTCGAGATGCCGGCGGCGATTGCTTTTTCACCCAGTTTTTTTCCCACTTCGAAGCCCTGTTCGGTCTTCTTGATGCCTTTTTCAAGCTCGATGTCCTTGCTACGCGAGGAAGCGGATGTCAAAGTACGACCTGTGCTATCGTCAATGATCTGGGCGTAGATGTGTTTCAGGCTGCGGAAAACGACCAGGCGGGGCCGCTCGGTTGTGCCACGCAGTTTTTTGCGGATGGCAGCACGGCGGCGGTTGCGAAGGGCGTGTTTGGCTATGTTGCTTGGTGTTATCATGATCGGCTCCTCGCTTTACTTGGTCCCGGCTTTTCCGGCTTTGATGGTTACTTGCTCGTTCTCATACCGCACACCTTTGCCCTTGTAGTTTTCGGGCGGCCGGCAGGAACGCACTTCGGCGGCGAAATGGCCGACGAGTTGTTTGTCGATGCCCTTGATGCGGATGATGCTCTGCAGGTCGGAGCGAACGGTTTTCGAACGGGGCACTGCCTCGGCTTCCACTGTAAGTCCTTCCGGCACTTCCAGCACGATGTCGTGGGAATAGCCTAGGCTTAGTATCAACCAGGGTCCCTGCCGCTCGGCGGAATATCCGGTCCCGATCACGTTGAGGGTCTTCATGTAGCCGTCAGCCACGCCGATGACCATGTTCTGGATCAGAGCGCGGGTGAGTCCGTGAACGGCGCGCTGGGTCTTGCTGTTGTCATTGCGTTTCACGTTGATGACGCCGTCCCCGAGCTCAACGCTCATGCCCGGCATCAGTTGGTAATGCAGTTCGCCCAGTTTTCCCTTCACGTAAATCACGTTGTCTTTCACTTCCACTTTGGTGTTAGCGTCAAATTTGACGGGGGCTTTTCCTATGCGTGACATTTAAAAAACCTCCTACCAAACCTTGCAGATGTATTCGCCGCCAACACGGTTCAGCCTGGCGTCGCGGTCAACCATCACCCCCTGGGAGGTGGAGATCACCGCGCAGCCTGTGTTGTTGTACACACTTGGAATCTTGTCG from Candidatus Cloacimonadota bacterium includes these protein-coding regions:
- the rpsM gene encoding 30S ribosomal protein S13; translation: MAHIAGIEIPKDKRLFIGLTYIYGIGRSIARDICRKANVDEMKKVEDLSIEEEKIIRDIVQNEYVVEGALRTQVAMNIKRLMEIGSYRGLRHKRGLPVRGQRTHTNARTRKGPKPGAIKKKK
- the rpmJ gene encoding 50S ribosomal protein L36; this encodes MKVRSSVRVVCKDCRIIKRHGVIRVICSSNPKHKQRQG
- the infA gene encoding translation initiation factor IF-1, translated to MSKTGVIEVEGIVTDALPNTTFKVQLENGHEILAHSSGKMRMHYIRILPGDKVKVELSPYDLTRGRITYRYK
- the map gene encoding type I methionyl aminopeptidase, producing MIFRKSPAELEKMRVSSRIIGELLDELAGMIAPGVSTWDLDAFAYEFIVARGARPAFKGYTVPGLNPFPGTLCTSPNSGIVHGIPSQQVILKDGDIIGIDVGAVKDGYYADAARTYAVGEIPAEARRLLEVTSEALRRGIAAATPGRRVGDISHAIGSYVQEQGYYVADNLTGHGVGRQLHEEPQIPNSGQPGRGPRLQTGMTLAIEPMVNIGTNRVKEKGWEFFTADGSLSAHYEHTIIVTDGLPEILTQTKEHI
- the secY gene encoding preprotein translocase subunit SecY, whose translation is MFKTIANIFRIPDLRKKILITALLLVLYRLGSFIPIPGVDAVQLSSFFQRQEGGLFDLLNLFVGGNFERASIFALGIMPYITASIVIQLLGSIIPYFEKLRKEGADGQKKMNQITRYFTVALAAFNAITITVGLVNMTGAGGPVVPQPNFLFHLTGVITLITGTMIVMWLGEQITEYGIGNGISLIIFAGIIARYPEGFITLFKTRFHSLSGVLISLAAIVVMVAVTAAIIFVTEAVRKIPVQYAKRIVGRKVYGGQSTYIPLRVNTAGVIPIIFAQSILMFPATLITLFQGGEAEAGTFWYNLRTMFTPGHWLYTIIYVGLIIFFAYFYTALVLNPTEMAENMVKYGGHIPGKKPGKKTAEYISSVLTRITLPGAVFFAFVALMPEMMTQIFKLPFYFGGTGLIIVVGVALDTLRQIESHLVMRHYDGFMKKGKLRGRSS
- the rplO gene encoding 50S ribosomal protein L15, whose protein sequence is MLTLSNLGKPAGRKARKRLGKGEGSGLGQQSGRGHKGIKARSGGKVPAYFEGGQMPINRRLPKRGFKNPYRKNYRVLNLSRLVGLEETEFDISRLELLGLIPVKGKKGSYPVKVLASVSEEFTKTVHIKANAFSQRAIQLIEANGGKAEVV
- the rpmD gene encoding 50S ribosomal protein L30 codes for the protein MKIRVTQIRSTINRKENHKRIIKSLGLGNPGKTRIHDDNPCIRGMINKVSYLLKVEEVKGE
- the rpsE gene encoding 30S ribosomal protein S5, which produces MNYEHNLPDEEKLFETVIDTKRVAKVVKGGRNFSFSAIVVVGDRAGKIGVGDGKANEIADAIRKAKEKATKSMFTVPIIKGTIPHEIMSRFGASRVMMKPASPGTGVIAGGTTRAIFEAAGIQNILCKSLGSNTPCNVVKATVNGLKSMRTLNDIARLRNKSVAELTGQEEK
- the rplR gene encoding 50S ribosomal protein L18, whose protein sequence is MITPSNIAKHALRNRRRAAIRKKLRGTTERPRLVVFRSLKHIYAQIIDDSTGRTLTSASSRSKDIELEKGIKKTEQGFEVGKKLGEKAIAAGISKIAFDRAGYKYHGRVKALAEGARKAGLDF
- the rplF gene encoding 50S ribosomal protein L6 produces the protein MSRIGKAPVKFDANTKVEVKDNVIYVKGKLGELHYQLMPGMSVELGDGVINVKRNDNSKTQRAVHGLTRALIQNMVIGVADGYMKTLNVIGTGYSAERQGPWLILSLGYSHDIVLEVPEGLTVEAEAVPRSKTVRSDLQSIIRIKGIDKQLVGHFAAEVRSCRPPENYKGKGVRYENEQVTIKAGKAGTK